The following nucleotide sequence is from Desulfovibrio aminophilus DSM 12254.
CGATCTCCAACAGCATAGGCAGTTCCTCTCAAAAGGCCGCCGTGGCGTGGATTTCCAGGACGGACGAGCCGCAGGCTCGCCTCCGGCCTGGAAATCCGCGACACTGATGCCGGGGTCCGGGGGGCGCCGGCCCCCCGGCCGCCGGAGGCCTTTCAGTCTTTCTTCTCTTCCTGCTTCTCGTCCTTCTTCTCGGCCACGTCCTCGCGAATGCGGATGCCCAGTTCGCGCAGCTGCTTGGGGGCCACGACGTTGGGCGCCTCGGTCATCAGGCAGGTGGCCTTCTGGGTCTTGGGGAAGGCGATCACGTCGCGGATGGACTTGGCCCCGGTGAGGATCATGATAAGTCGGTCCAGGCCGAAGGCAATGCCGCCGTGGGGCGGCGCGCCGAACTTCATGGCGTCCAGGAGGAAGCCGAACTTGGCCTGGGCCTCTTCCGGGCCGATGCCCAGGACGTTGAACATGGCCTGCTGGAGCTCGGCGGTGTGGATGCGGATGGAGCCGCCGCCCACCTCGTAGCCGTTGAGCACGAGGTCGTAGGCCCGGGACAGGGCGTTGCCCGGGTCCGAGGCCAGCAGGTCCATCTGGCCGGGCTGGGGCGAGGTGAAGGGATGGTGGCGGGCCACCCAGCGCTTCTCCTCGGGGTCGAACTCCAGGAGCGGGAAGTCGGTGACCCAGAGCGGGGCGAAGCTGCCCTCGGGCACGAGCCCGGCGGCCTCGGCGATGCGCACGCGCAGGTTGCCCAGGGAGGCGTTGACCACGTCCGGGGCCGCGGCCTGGAAGAAAACGATGTCCCCGACCTCAAGGCCCAGGCGCTCGGTGAGCCCGGCGCGCTCGGCCTCGGAGAGGAACTTGGCGATGGGCGACTGCCACTCGCCCTCCTTGATCTTGATCCAGGCCAGGCCCTGGGCCCCGTATATCTTCACGAACTCGGTGTGCTCGTCGATCTCCTTGCGGGTCATCTCGCCGCCGCCGGACACGCGCAGGGCCTTGACCAGCGGGGCCTTGGCGAAGAGCTTGAACTCCGAGCCGCGCACGATGTCCGTGCATTCCACGAGCTTCAGGCCGTAGCGCACGTCCGGCTTGTCCAGGCCGTAGTCCCGCATGGCCTCGTGCCAGGTCATGCGCGGGA
It contains:
- the aspS gene encoding aspartate--tRNA ligase, whose amino-acid sequence is MSEPIQEERSYDEYRVIEDLAGWRRTHHCNALTAADIGAEVCLMGWVQFRRDHGGLIFIDLRDREGLTQCVFSPEHPDAHERAHALRVEYVVALKGVVRARPEGMSNPNLTTGAVEIVAREWKLLNTSETPPFPIEDRVDTSEMLRLKHRYLDLRRPKLARNFVLRHKAAQSVRRFLDANGFLEIETPVLTKSTPEGARDFLVPSRLNQGSFYALPQSPQLFKQLLMVSGMERYYQIVKCFRDEDLRADRQPEFTQIDIEMSFADEAMVMGLAENMVRAVFADTLGQSLPDPFPRMTWHEAMRDYGLDKPDVRYGLKLVECTDIVRGSEFKLFAKAPLVKALRVSGGGEMTRKEIDEHTEFVKIYGAQGLAWIKIKEGEWQSPIAKFLSEAERAGLTERLGLEVGDIVFFQAAAPDVVNASLGNLRVRIAEAAGLVPEGSFAPLWVTDFPLLEFDPEEKRWVARHHPFTSPQPGQMDLLASDPGNALSRAYDLVLNGYEVGGGSIRIHTAELQQAMFNVLGIGPEEAQAKFGFLLDAMKFGAPPHGGIAFGLDRLIMILTGAKSIRDVIAFPKTQKATCLMTEAPNVVAPKQLRELGIRIREDVAEKKDEKQEEKKD